A single region of the Salvia miltiorrhiza cultivar Shanhuang (shh) chromosome 8, IMPLAD_Smil_shh, whole genome shotgun sequence genome encodes:
- the LOC130998665 gene encoding uncharacterized protein LOC130998665, with amino-acid sequence MTLSSSSSWKAINFGSTMKNSGETRLVVKRNHGKGGTCYLSALSPQDLSEIPEYRVDLPFWNPWDLTASHSCSGGLLSMTSFAGHIYLCNPTTKQFQILPPKEETPETPDGILSLSETRIVGSCVGYDSESDDYRVLRVWEREHRLGIGQPSGKHRTYDLYSLRDDSWKPIPPPECHCRLPTMTPTIIYARDKFYWPTLDQEVMCYDCREESFYLLPSPPNTRGLHLQLVKFYDEDSVGVVLYRSPKVNPETGLAQPDAYFELWKWRDGARCWDRVFNVSLGGWIHGTEGSIYGQFVFVCGAAGPLTDVKQRLVAYDWCKKECKELGIHNYDIGIDFFVMLRATLHCPMEGQSMDPILLIMVILTRTRRPVLITMKSCSGRQISRILKIMDSVSLMKKRRRRRRGRL; translated from the exons ATGACgctttcttcctcttcttcttggAAAGCCATCAATTTTGGATCGACGATGAAGAATTCCGGCGAGACACGGCTTGTTGTGAAACGCAACCATGGAAAAGGTGGTACGTGTTATTTAAGTGCTCTTTCTCCCCAAGATTTATCTGAAATCCCTGAATATAGGGTAGACCTTCCTTTTTGGAATCCATGGGATCTGACTGCCAGTCACAGTTGCAGTGGGGGTTTGTTGTCAATGACTAGTTTTGCTGGTCATATCTATCTTTGCAACCCCACAACCAAACAGTTTCAGATCCTTCCTCCCAAGGAGGAAACTCCTGAAACTCCTGATGGGATTCTAAGTCTGAGTGAGACCAGAATTGTTGGTAGTTGTGTTGGCTATGATTCTGAATCTGATGATTACAGAGTCCTAAGAGTTTGGGAACGTGAGCACAGATTAGGAATTGGACAGCCTTCGGGGAAGCACCGGACTTATGACTTGTATTCGTTACGAGATGACTCTTGGAAGCCGATTCCGCCTCCTGAATGTCATTGCCGCCTACCCACTATGACTCCTACAATCATATATGCTAGAGATAAGTTTTATTGGCCTACTCTGGACCAAGAAGTTATGTGTTACGACTGTCGTGAGGAAAGCTTCTATTTGTTGCCTTCACCACCAAATACTCGTGGCCTGCATCTTCAACTTGTCAAGTTTTATGATGAAGATTCTGTAGGTGTTGTTTTATATCGGTCTCCAAAAGTTAATCCTGAAACTGGTTTGGCTCAACCTGATGCTTATTTTGAGCTTTGGAAATGGAGAGACGGGGCGAGGTGCTGGGATAGAGTGTTTAACGTCTCTCTTGGTGGTTGGATTCATGGAACAGAGGGGTCGATATACGGCCAATTCGTGTTTGTTTGTGGAGCAGCTGGCCCGCTGACTGATGTCAAACAGCGACTCGTAGCTTATGATTGGTGTAAGAAAGAGTGCAAGGAACTTGGTATTCATAATTATGACATAGGAATCGATTTTTTTGTTATGTTGAGAGCGACGTTGCACTGCCCCATGGAAGGCCAATCTATGG ATCCCATATTATTGATTATGGTTATTTTGACAAGGACGAGGAGGCCAGTACTTATCACGATGAAATCTTGCAGTGGAAGGCAGATCTCAAGGATTTTGAAGATAATGG
- the LOC130998664 gene encoding probable receptor-like protein kinase At5g24010, which translates to MATTKILSLYHVFLLSLVAAACSFSPADHFLINCGSSAAETLDADHRIFTGDDPRFLASTQTLQLESSDQPSPLYRTARAFTHPAHYVFPIRDRGVHHLIRLHFHPIRDNLCDLNKAEFHVVANGFLLLRNFRPSNAFNSAVIKEFAIPVDSGELKITFLPSEKSGFAFVSAIEVITAPIDLIADVAQLVDSEKNERIYGLLRNGFETVHRVNVGGFKVTPFNDSLWRTWITDDEFFKSSEGSETVHFGGRIKYRMGGLTREVGPDNVYNTARVIRSKDSSIPNVNLTWSFEIEKGYSHMVRMHFCDIASVSTHMLYFNVYVNGNLAYENLDLSVITNALLASPFYADFVVDGGSSGSLAVSVGPSNMSWPRAVDAILNGIEIWKLNNTMGSFDGEVCVDSVWRSWRKGHTSFVLPSIAVIFLLLSASVFLQRRRNASASMGWARLPIDVSESNLKAGNQLSSIK; encoded by the coding sequence ATGGCGACCACCAAAATCCTCTCTCTCTACCACGTCTTCCTCCTCTCTCtcgtcgccgccgcctgctccttcTCCCCAGCCGACCACTTCCTCATCAATTGCGGCTCCAGCGCCGCCGAGACCCTGGACGCCGACCACCGAATCTTCACAGGCGACGACCCCCGCTTCCTCGCGTCGACTCAAACGCTCCAGCTCGAGAGCTCCGATCAGCCCTCGCCGCTCTACCGCACCGCTCGAGCCTTCACTCACCCCGCGCATTACGTGTTCCCCATCAGAGATCGCGGCGTTCATCACCTGATACGCCTCCATTTCCACCCGATCCGAGATAACCTCTGTGACCTGAACAAAGCTGAATTCCACGTCGTCGCGAACGGATTCCTGTTGCTGCGAAACTTCCGCCCCTCGAACGCCTTCAATTCCGCGGTAATCAAGGAATTCGCGATCCCGGTCGACTCCGGCGAGTTGAAAATCACGTTTCTGCCCTCCGAGAAATCCGGATTCGCGTTCGTGAGCGCGATAGAGGTGATCACCGCCCCGATTGACCTAATTGCTGACGTGGCGCAGCTCGTTGATTCCGAGAAAAACGAGAGGATCTATGGATTGTTGAGAAACGGTTTCGAGACCGTGCATAGGGTGAATGTTGGGGGATTCAAAGTGACGCCGTTTAACGATTCTCTGTGGAGGACATGGATCACAGATGATGAGTTCTTCAAATCGAGCGAGGGTTCCGAAACGGTTCATTTTGGGGGCAGAATCAAGTACCGAATGGGCGGTTTGACCCGGGAAGTCGGTCCGGATAATGTTTACAACACGGCGAGGGTGATTCGGAGCAAGGATAGCTCGATTCCAAACGTGAATTTGACATGGTCGTTTGAAATTGAGAAGGGTTATAGTCACATGGTGCGTATGCATTTTTGTGATATAGCAAGTGTTTCAACACACATGCTGTATTTCAATGTGTATGTGAATGGGAACCTAGCATACGAGAATCTGGATTTGTCGGTAATCACCAATGCGCTCTTGGCCTCGCCGTTCTACGCTGATTTCGTGGTGGACGGGGGGAGCTCGGGGAGCTTGGCCGTGAGCGTGGGGCCATCAAACATGAGCTGGCCGCGGGCAGTTGATGCCATTCTCAACGGGATTGAGATATGGAAGCTGAATAACACGATGGGGAGCTTTGATGGAGAGGTGTGCGTGGATTCTGTGTGGAGGAGCTGGAGGAAAGGGCATACTAGCTTTGTGCTTCCATCGATTGCTGTAATATTCTTGTTGCTATCTGCATCGGTGTTTCTGCAGAGGAGAAGGAACGCCTCTGCTTCGATGGGATGGGCTCGTTTGCCCATTGATGTTTCTGAATCTAACTTGAAGGCTGGCAATCAGTTGTCATCTATCAAGTAA